Proteins from one Proteiniborus sp. DW1 genomic window:
- a CDS encoding YtxH domain-containing protein has protein sequence MKGRFVSGIVTGSLIGATAGMLAMTRMSPRRRRKMMRVGKRIASTVVSNIGLF, from the coding sequence ATGAAGGGTAGATTTGTATCTGGAATAGTGACAGGGAGTTTAATAGGTGCAACAGCTGGGATGCTCGCAATGACAAGGATGAGCCCAAGACGTAGAAGAAAAATGATGAGGGTTGGAAAAAGAATAGCATCAACTGTAGTTAGCAATATAGGTTTATTTTAA